A single uncultured Acetobacterium sp. DNA region contains:
- a CDS encoding DVU_1555 family C-GCAxxG-C-C protein, whose protein sequence is MDELKFELYKLGTEGYCCSQIMLKLALDMEEIENDDLIRVMNGLCNGIGGNQKTCGVLTGGIGVIGLYAGKGKAREYTKDNFGAMVREYMEWFEEHFESTECLDLIGVYHFTDENNQSYPVKCGDLLQEGFQKVVEILQENGYTFGDREQ, encoded by the coding sequence ATGGATGAACTGAAATTTGAACTTTATAAACTGGGAACCGAAGGCTATTGCTGCAGCCAGATTATGCTCAAACTGGCACTGGATATGGAAGAAATTGAAAATGACGACCTGATCCGGGTGATGAATGGTTTGTGCAATGGCATTGGCGGCAATCAGAAAACCTGTGGGGTCTTAACCGGCGGCATCGGCGTCATTGGCTTATATGCTGGAAAAGGCAAAGCCCGGGAGTATACCAAAGATAACTTTGGGGCGATGGTCCGGGAGTATATGGAGTGGTTTGAAGAACATTTCGAGAGTACTGAATGTCTGGATCTGATTGGTGTCTACCATTTTACTGATGAAAATAATCAGTCCTATCCGGTGAAATGCGGCGACCTTTTGCAGGAAGGCTTCCAGAAGGTCGTTGAGATTCTGCAGGAAAACGGTTATACATTTGGCGACAGAGAGCAATAG
- a CDS encoding DVU_1556 family methyltransferase encodes MSGNCAYESPEMTELLGQTLRPGGFDLTDKGVKFCQWSAADLLLDLGCGQGATVSYLNHSHGLKAMGIDPSRKLLDIARKNNPDGIFAAGSGEAIPFEDATFQGVLSECTLSLMSDRVAALKEVHRVLKKGGSFYITDVYARNPESLNQVRMHKFESCMRGLYDLKELESDVKKLGFEVLLIEDHSELLKQLLVKTIFEFGSMNEFWKKTGGACAAGFQEALKPCKPGYYMMIARKAE; translated from the coding sequence TTGTCAGGAAATTGTGCCTACGAAAGTCCGGAGATGACCGAACTTCTCGGTCAAACCTTGCGGCCGGGAGGATTTGATTTAACTGACAAGGGCGTTAAGTTCTGTCAATGGTCAGCAGCAGACTTATTGCTTGACCTGGGATGCGGACAGGGAGCAACGGTCAGCTACCTCAACCATTCTCATGGGCTTAAGGCGATGGGCATTGATCCATCCCGGAAATTGTTGGATATTGCCAGGAAAAACAATCCCGATGGCATCTTTGCTGCTGGTAGCGGTGAAGCCATCCCCTTTGAAGATGCTACTTTTCAGGGCGTGTTATCAGAATGCACGCTTTCACTGATGTCAGATCGGGTTGCGGCACTAAAAGAAGTACATCGGGTGCTTAAAAAAGGCGGCAGCTTTTATATCACTGATGTGTATGCCAGAAACCCGGAGTCTTTGAATCAGGTCAGAATGCATAAATTTGAGAGTTGTATGCGTGGCTTATATGATTTAAAAGAGCTTGAGTCTGATGTCAAAAAGCTTGGTTTTGAAGTGCTGCTCATAGAAGACCACAGCGAGTTGCTTAAACAACTGCTGGTGAAAACCATTTTTGAATTCGGCTCCATGAATGAATTCTGGAAAAAAACCGGTGGTGCCTGTGCGGCAGGCTTTCAGGAAGCGTTGAAACCATGCAAACCGGGTTACTATATGATGATCGCGAGAAAGGCGGAATAG
- a CDS encoding DVU_1557 family redox protein — MKQEGIDQVKWLCDKCQRELELAKVKVRYMEGNFEVDLMKCPTCNQVYIDETLALGKMKEVEEGLEDK; from the coding sequence ATGAAACAAGAAGGTATCGATCAAGTCAAGTGGTTATGCGATAAATGCCAGCGAGAATTAGAATTAGCCAAGGTCAAGGTTCGTTATATGGAAGGCAATTTTGAAGTGGATCTGATGAAATGTCCCACCTGCAATCAGGTATATATCGATGAAACCTTGGCGCTGGGAAAAATGAAGGAAGTTGAAGAAGGACTGGAGGACAAGTAA
- a CDS encoding pyridine nucleotide-disulfide oxidoreductase/dicluster-binding protein: protein MNLDKLLETGEKCIHKEPPTCVANCPVHLEIIDFLSEIEKGNFQNAYKLMEKKMPFHKIIGRICDHPCEAPCERSKTGGSIRISDLEKAVLEYGGYKPKKVWPLPKNKGKVAIIGAGLSGLTAAVDLDKKGYVVTIYEKTNQLGGRLWDCVGDSLTEAMLLEEFKAVADKKMTTHFETTVDKNSLTQLLTEYDAVYLGTSDWEEPIEWDPITFQVGNSTLFVGGRLVNKIDSVILSASSGRRAAISIERYLSKVSLTDSRDREGVFETPLHFDISKKEPLPPIEKTATIYSQEEATKEAKRCFKCQCRKCIEGCVHLRKFEISPDAYIRQINHNERIILGTHYANKMINSCAECALCKEECFLDISMNDVIHETRESMVERGKMPVSAHEFALKDMAFSNSSRFSLVRKQPSKEESKDLFYYPLISFSDYVKGLYKGTGKTEYLFYPGCQLPASYPDDIKNIYEYLVGHVKGDVGIYLGCCGAPADWAGQKSLMNENIEAIKKVWTEMEQPTFILACSSCIRIFEKYLPEIKVESLWDVYVREGLPNKDHIKIPQTLSIHDACGTRENSDLHESVRKIVSKLGYGIEELEYSKEKTKCCGYGGLIYYANREQSDAFVSERAGESENDLLVYCAMCKDLFVAGGKRTYHLLDLIYPKDEVESATRRMPTLSERHQNRSRVKQILLKEIWREEPMEAEMEAGYPLIIPEDVQKKLEDRYILLEDIQAVLKNAEEQNERFCNPETGEYLAKLRRENVTYWVKYRKEGEAFLLTSVYSHRMEILE, encoded by the coding sequence ATGAATTTAGATAAATTATTGGAAACCGGAGAGAAGTGTATTCACAAGGAACCCCCAACCTGTGTGGCGAATTGTCCAGTTCATCTGGAAATCATTGATTTTTTATCAGAAATAGAAAAAGGGAATTTCCAGAATGCCTATAAGCTGATGGAAAAGAAAATGCCCTTTCACAAAATTATCGGGCGAATCTGCGATCATCCCTGCGAAGCACCCTGTGAAAGAAGTAAGACCGGTGGTTCCATCCGGATATCGGATCTTGAAAAAGCGGTGCTGGAATACGGCGGCTATAAACCGAAAAAAGTCTGGCCTTTGCCTAAAAATAAAGGCAAGGTTGCGATCATCGGGGCGGGTTTAAGTGGCTTAACCGCTGCCGTTGATCTTGATAAAAAGGGCTATGTTGTCACGATTTATGAAAAAACCAATCAATTGGGTGGGCGGCTTTGGGATTGTGTCGGCGATTCCCTGACCGAAGCAATGCTGTTGGAAGAATTTAAAGCAGTTGCCGATAAAAAAATGACCACTCACTTTGAAACCACTGTGGACAAAAACAGCTTAACGCAATTGCTTACCGAATATGATGCGGTTTATCTGGGAACATCCGATTGGGAAGAACCAATCGAATGGGATCCGATCACCTTCCAGGTGGGAAATTCGACCCTGTTTGTCGGTGGACGGCTGGTTAACAAAATCGATTCGGTGATCTTGTCAGCCAGCTCCGGCCGACGGGCCGCCATTTCCATTGAGCGCTACCTGTCCAAGGTATCCCTCACCGATTCCCGCGACCGGGAAGGTGTATTTGAAACACCACTTCACTTTGACATCAGCAAAAAAGAACCACTGCCACCCATTGAGAAAACAGCAACGATTTACAGCCAGGAAGAAGCTACAAAAGAAGCCAAACGCTGTTTCAAATGTCAGTGCCGAAAATGCATTGAGGGCTGTGTCCATCTACGAAAATTTGAAATATCCCCGGATGCTTATATTCGCCAGATCAACCATAACGAACGGATTATTTTAGGTACCCATTATGCCAATAAGATGATAAATTCGTGTGCTGAATGCGCTCTCTGTAAGGAAGAATGTTTCTTGGATATCAGCATGAACGATGTCATCCACGAAACTCGGGAAAGTATGGTAGAACGAGGAAAGATGCCGGTATCGGCTCATGAATTTGCTTTAAAAGACATGGCCTTTTCCAACAGTTCACGGTTTTCATTGGTGCGTAAACAACCCAGCAAAGAAGAATCCAAAGATCTGTTTTACTACCCACTGATTTCCTTTTCTGATTATGTCAAAGGATTATACAAAGGCACCGGAAAAACCGAATATCTCTTCTATCCCGGTTGTCAGTTGCCAGCATCTTATCCAGATGACATCAAAAATATTTATGAATATCTGGTCGGCCATGTTAAAGGCGATGTGGGGATCTATCTGGGCTGTTGCGGTGCTCCGGCGGATTGGGCTGGCCAAAAGAGTTTAATGAACGAAAATATCGAAGCCATCAAAAAAGTCTGGACCGAAATGGAACAACCAACCTTTATTCTGGCCTGCTCCAGTTGCATCCGTATTTTTGAAAAATATTTGCCGGAAATAAAAGTCGAGTCACTCTGGGATGTCTATGTTAGAGAGGGCTTGCCGAACAAAGATCACATTAAAATTCCCCAAACTTTAAGCATCCACGATGCCTGCGGAACCCGGGAAAATAGCGACCTTCATGAGAGCGTGCGAAAAATCGTATCAAAACTGGGTTATGGGATTGAGGAACTGGAATACAGCAAAGAAAAAACAAAATGCTGTGGCTATGGCGGACTGATTTATTATGCCAACCGGGAACAGTCCGATGCGTTTGTTTCCGAACGAGCCGGTGAAAGTGAAAATGATCTGCTGGTTTACTGTGCCATGTGCAAAGACCTTTTTGTTGCCGGCGGCAAACGAACCTACCATTTGCTAGATTTGATTTATCCCAAAGACGAGGTAGAATCAGCTACCCGCAGAATGCCGACTTTATCGGAACGTCATCAGAACAGAAGCCGTGTCAAACAAATCCTGCTAAAAGAAATCTGGCGAGAGGAACCGATGGAAGCAGAAATGGAAGCAGGCTATCCACTGATCATCCCCGAAGATGTACAAAAGAAATTGGAAGACCGTTATATATTACTGGAAGATATTCAAGCGGTTCTAAAAAACGCTGAAGAACAGAACGAGCGTTTCTGTAATCCGGAAACAGGGGAATACCTGGCAAAACTGCGACGGGAAAACGTCACCTATTGGGTAAAATATCGTAAAGAAGGCGAAGCGTTTCTCTTAACCAGCGTCTACAGTCATCGCATGGAAATATTAGAATAA